A region from the Halomarina litorea genome encodes:
- a CDS encoding Na+/H+ antiporter NhaC family protein, with the protein MALESIDAGVWSLVPALAAIALAWYTREALVGLFAGVASAGVVYGALSPGAVGVPADLVGPVLLPEFVLSLGMTTLSLGPVTTGNVLGSVFGLTVVPTLVATAPLFSDAWYVENVLLAIFAIGGLIGLMIRAGAIRGVLEALADWADSPEDAEKAAFLAGIAVHIDDYFNCLVVGSMMRPLTDRYDVSRAKLAYYVDSAGSPASRLAFYSTWGAAMIGFIGAGLAEARRQGTLPERLSGYVSGSGESASAVTQEVWPLFFNTLFTGFYSWIALALAALVAWQVLPNIAGMAREERRAREEGNVVGEDHDPMLSEEMSNYAMYEGATPDWRNFAVPIGVMVAVGLGAMFWRASPVVVTPELNEVFAVGGYRLLLPAGGPWAFDIGGVKLGLAATTALVVAFVMYRVQGNIPSNDEATDALLQGFKGIFLAALVLAFASAIQNSVTTLGIADFVTDWFRGVPAWIIPVTVFLVTSFVSFSDGSSWSTYGIMFPIAIPVAFASGANLPLVLGAVFSGGIFGDHSSPISDTTVLASSTSGSDHLVHVRTQIPYALIAAGIAATLFVLAGLLLPEGFRVIPY; encoded by the coding sequence ATGGCTCTGGAGAGCATCGATGCGGGCGTCTGGTCGCTCGTCCCGGCGCTGGCCGCTATCGCGCTGGCGTGGTACACGAGGGAGGCCCTCGTCGGCCTGTTCGCGGGCGTGGCGAGCGCGGGCGTCGTCTACGGAGCGCTCTCGCCGGGCGCGGTGGGCGTCCCCGCGGATCTGGTGGGGCCAGTCTTGCTCCCCGAGTTCGTCCTCTCGCTCGGGATGACGACGCTCTCGCTGGGTCCCGTCACGACGGGCAACGTCCTCGGGAGCGTCTTCGGCCTCACCGTCGTCCCGACGCTCGTCGCGACGGCACCGCTGTTCAGCGACGCGTGGTACGTCGAGAACGTCCTGCTGGCCATCTTCGCCATCGGCGGCCTCATCGGCCTGATGATTCGCGCCGGGGCGATTCGGGGCGTCCTCGAGGCCCTCGCGGACTGGGCCGACTCCCCCGAGGACGCGGAGAAGGCCGCCTTCCTCGCCGGTATCGCCGTCCACATCGACGACTACTTCAACTGCCTCGTGGTCGGCTCGATGATGCGCCCGCTGACTGACAGGTACGACGTCTCGCGGGCGAAACTCGCCTACTACGTCGACAGCGCGGGCAGTCCCGCCTCCCGTCTCGCGTTCTACTCCACGTGGGGGGCGGCCATGATCGGCTTCATCGGCGCGGGTCTCGCCGAGGCACGGCGACAGGGGACGCTCCCAGAGCGACTGTCGGGGTACGTCAGCGGGTCCGGCGAGTCCGCCTCCGCCGTCACACAGGAGGTGTGGCCGCTGTTCTTCAACACCCTCTTCACCGGCTTCTACTCGTGGATCGCGCTCGCTCTCGCCGCCCTCGTCGCGTGGCAGGTTCTCCCGAACATCGCCGGGATGGCCCGCGAGGAACGCCGCGCCCGCGAGGAGGGGAACGTGGTGGGTGAGGACCACGACCCCATGCTCAGCGAGGAGATGTCGAACTACGCGATGTACGAGGGAGCGACGCCCGACTGGCGGAACTTCGCCGTCCCCATCGGCGTGATGGTCGCCGTCGGCCTCGGGGCGATGTTCTGGCGGGCCTCGCCCGTCGTCGTGACGCCGGAACTGAACGAGGTGTTCGCGGTCGGAGGCTACCGCCTCCTCCTGCCCGCGGGCGGCCCGTGGGCGTTCGACATCGGCGGCGTCAAACTCGGGCTGGCAGCGACGACGGCGCTGGTCGTCGCCTTCGTCATGTACCGCGTACAGGGAAACATCCCGTCGAACGACGAGGCGACCGACGCCCTCCTGCAGGGGTTCAAGGGCATCTTCCTCGCCGCCCTCGTCCTCGCGTTCGCCAGCGCCATCCAGAACTCCGTGACCACGCTCGGCATCGCGGACTTCGTCACCGACTGGTTCCGGGGCGTCCCGGCGTGGATAATCCCGGTCACCGTCTTCCTCGTGACGAGTTTCGTCAGCTTCTCCGACGGCAGTTCGTGGTCGACCTACGGCATCATGTTCCCCATCGCCATCCCCGTCGCCTTCGCCAGCGGGGCGAACCTCCCGTTAGTGCTCGGCGCGGTGTTCTCGGGCGGTATCTTCGGCGACCACTCCTCGCCCATCTCCGACACCACCGTGCTCGCCTCCTCGACCAGCGGGTCCGACCACCTCGTCCACGTCCGCACGCAGATTCCCTACGCGCTCATCGCCGCCGGCATCGCCGCGACGCTGTTCGTCCTCGCGGGCCTGTTGCTCCCCGAGGGCTTCCGGGTCATCCCGTACTGA
- a CDS encoding amino acid ABC transporter permease, with product MAGERSTARRTYDRVAVASPSGRAVALAAGVLFWAWLVVRWVANWLGYTTPFFPAGPFEALAESLHDDARIIDATGGALAGLADFVAGFWFWFSDVARIAALAVQHLPTLASGAWTTVVLTVAGILFGLPIAIALSVARVYGGRGARALSLGYIELLRGTPLLAQLFVLYFGLNLSQYFRDISGGVLPAAAVWVAIVGFTVNSAAYQAEYIRSALESVEAGQLTAARAIGLSRLEGIRYVVLPQGLRYAIPGWTNELVYLIKYSSLAAFITVTELFFEADTVANETFRYVDMYAVVALFYLALVLSATGFMGWVEDRVAIPGLSVRGGR from the coding sequence ATGGCCGGCGAGCGCTCGACGGCGCGCCGCACCTACGACCGGGTCGCCGTCGCCAGTCCGTCGGGCCGGGCGGTGGCGCTCGCCGCGGGCGTGCTGTTCTGGGCGTGGCTCGTCGTCCGGTGGGTGGCCAACTGGCTCGGTTACACGACCCCCTTCTTCCCCGCGGGGCCGTTCGAGGCGCTCGCCGAGAGCCTCCACGACGACGCCCGAATCATCGACGCGACGGGCGGCGCGCTCGCGGGCCTCGCCGACTTCGTCGCGGGATTCTGGTTCTGGTTCTCGGACGTGGCGCGCATCGCCGCGCTGGCGGTCCAGCACCTCCCGACGCTGGCGAGCGGGGCGTGGACGACGGTGGTGCTGACCGTCGCCGGCATCCTGTTCGGCCTGCCAATCGCCATCGCGCTGAGCGTCGCCCGCGTCTACGGTGGGAGAGGCGCGCGGGCGCTCTCGCTCGGCTACATCGAACTCCTGCGGGGGACGCCCCTGCTCGCCCAGCTATTCGTCCTCTACTTCGGGCTGAACCTCTCGCAGTACTTCCGGGACATCTCGGGGGGCGTCCTCCCCGCAGCGGCGGTGTGGGTTGCCATCGTCGGCTTCACCGTCAACAGCGCGGCCTACCAGGCGGAGTACATCCGCTCGGCGCTCGAATCCGTCGAGGCCGGGCAGTTGACGGCGGCGCGCGCCATCGGCCTCTCGCGACTGGAGGGCATCCGGTACGTCGTCCTCCCGCAGGGTCTCAGGTACGCGATTCCCGGCTGGACGAACGAACTCGTCTACCTCATCAAGTACTCCTCGCTGGCGGCGTTCATCACCGTCACGGAGCTGTTCTTCGAGGCGGACACCGTCGCCAACGAAACGTTCCGATACGTGGATATGTACGCCGTCGTCGCACTGTTCTACCTCGCACTCGTCCTCTCGGCGACGGGGTTCATGGGGTGGGTCGAGGACCGTGTCGCCATCCCGGGGCTGAGCGTCCGCGGCGGACGCTGA
- a CDS encoding amino acid ABC transporter ATP-binding protein, whose product MSPDSSPLLRVEDLQKSYGDEQVLRGISFDLDPQDVEVLIGPSGSGKSTLLRCVNRLTEFQGGDIYLDGESVMAMDENDLRRRVGMVFQDINLFAHLTARENVTLGLRRVLGMSREEANQRANEHLEQVGLARQTESYPAELSGGQKQRVGIARALAMDPDLLLFDEPTSALDPELVGEVLEVMRDLAEGGMTMLVVTHEMGFARQAASRLMFLDEGKIVERGPPDQLFDDPENERTAEFLRRLTNLSEEEV is encoded by the coding sequence ATGAGCCCCGACTCCAGCCCTCTACTCCGGGTCGAGGACCTGCAGAAGTCCTACGGCGACGAACAGGTGCTCCGGGGCATCAGTTTCGACCTCGACCCGCAGGACGTGGAAGTGCTCATCGGTCCCAGCGGGTCGGGGAAGTCCACGCTCCTGCGGTGTGTCAACCGCCTCACGGAGTTCCAGGGCGGCGACATCTACCTCGACGGCGAGTCCGTGATGGCGATGGACGAGAACGACCTACGGCGGCGCGTCGGGATGGTGTTTCAGGACATCAACCTCTTCGCGCACCTCACGGCCCGCGAGAACGTCACGCTCGGCCTGCGGCGCGTCCTCGGGATGAGCCGCGAGGAGGCGAACCAACGGGCGAACGAGCACCTCGAACAGGTGGGGCTGGCCCGGCAGACCGAGTCCTACCCCGCCGAACTCTCCGGCGGGCAGAAACAGCGGGTGGGCATCGCCCGGGCGCTGGCGATGGACCCCGACCTGTTGCTGTTCGACGAACCGACGAGCGCGCTCGACCCGGAACTCGTCGGCGAGGTCCTCGAAGTGATGCGTGACCTCGCGGAGGGCGGGATGACGATGCTCGTCGTCACCCACGAGATGGGTTTCGCCCGGCAGGCCGCCTCGCGCCTGATGTTCCTCGACGAGGGGAAGATCGTGGAGCGCGGTCCGCCCGACCAGTTGTTCGACGACCCCGAGAACGAGCGCACGGCGGAGTTCCTCCGTCGCCTGACGAACCTCTCCGAGGAGGAGGTCTGA
- a CDS encoding amino acid ABC transporter permease, whose translation MGPLAVASLSADALLQGQPVSDWAFVVENADYLLLGAVVTVLLTATAVVLGLLAGFPAGAIEVYGSGPLRSLVSGAGVLLRGTPIVVILVFMFFAAPFPLPEGNLSFTVPGLGPLTIGLSAFTAATIGLGLRSAAYQAQIFRGALQSVSEGQMEAARAVGLSKLEAIRYVILPQALRRSIPGFQNEFTIVLKDTSVAFAIGLTELLSRSEDLFVESTTAILEVILFISVVYFVLTFATNRTLDAIGRHYAVPGGDR comes from the coding sequence ATGGGCCCCCTGGCTGTCGCCTCGCTGTCGGCCGACGCCCTCCTGCAGGGCCAACCGGTGTCCGACTGGGCGTTCGTCGTCGAGAACGCCGACTACCTGCTGTTGGGGGCCGTCGTCACCGTCCTGTTGACGGCGACGGCGGTGGTACTGGGCCTGCTCGCGGGGTTCCCCGCGGGGGCCATCGAGGTGTACGGCAGCGGGCCGCTCCGCTCGCTCGTGAGCGGCGCGGGCGTCCTCCTGCGCGGGACGCCCATCGTCGTCATTCTCGTGTTCATGTTCTTCGCCGCGCCGTTCCCGCTCCCGGAGGGGAACCTGTCGTTCACCGTTCCCGGACTCGGCCCGCTCACCATCGGGCTGAGCGCGTTCACCGCCGCGACCATCGGTCTCGGCCTGCGGAGCGCCGCCTACCAGGCGCAGATATTCCGCGGGGCGCTCCAGAGCGTCAGCGAGGGGCAGATGGAGGCCGCCCGCGCGGTGGGCCTCTCCAAACTGGAGGCCATCCGGTACGTCATCCTCCCGCAGGCGCTCAGGCGGTCGATTCCGGGCTTCCAGAACGAGTTCACCATCGTCCTGAAGGACACGTCGGTGGCGTTCGCCATCGGCCTCACGGAACTGTTGAGCAGGAGCGAGGACCTGTTCGTGGAGTCCACGACGGCCATCCTCGAGGTCATCCTGTTCATCTCGGTGGTGTACTTCGTGCTCACCTTCGCGACGAACCGCACGCTGGACGCCATCGGGCGCCACTACGCCGTCCCGGGTGGTGACCGATGA
- a CDS encoding basic amino acid ABC transporter substrate-binding protein has product MSRERSTSRRAYLAAFGSGTAMALAGCLGEPPAEDNGSGGDGGNGTGTTDGNTSGNGSGETTTGGDGGGETTTITAGTAPGFPPFEIKEGGELTGFDVELLEAVVAAAPGYELGGWEEFDFSGLIPALTNSRIDVIAAAMTITEERKQTIAFSDPYYDANQSVLVRADGEFSPGSLDDLSGHPIGAQKGTTGEGVVKSELIEQGKLEQSNYKAYGNYTLAVQDLENGNIDAIVLDKPVAETFQAQRDVTVAFTYETGEEYGFGLRQDEEEMISALNEGLATVQDDGTYEELRNKWFSGS; this is encoded by the coding sequence ATGTCACGAGAGCGTTCCACGAGTCGACGTGCGTACCTCGCCGCGTTCGGGTCCGGCACCGCGATGGCCCTCGCCGGCTGTCTCGGCGAACCGCCCGCCGAGGACAACGGGTCGGGCGGCGACGGCGGCAACGGGACCGGAACGACCGACGGGAACACGTCCGGCAACGGGTCCGGCGAGACGACCACCGGGGGCGACGGTGGCGGCGAGACGACGACCATCACCGCCGGGACCGCGCCCGGCTTCCCCCCGTTCGAGATCAAGGAGGGCGGCGAACTGACCGGCTTCGACGTCGAACTGCTGGAGGCTGTCGTCGCGGCGGCCCCCGGCTACGAACTCGGCGGCTGGGAGGAGTTCGACTTCAGCGGCCTCATCCCCGCGCTCACCAACAGCCGAATCGACGTCATCGCGGCGGCGATGACCATCACCGAGGAGCGCAAGCAGACCATCGCGTTCTCGGACCCCTACTACGACGCCAACCAGTCGGTGCTCGTGCGCGCCGACGGCGAGTTCTCGCCGGGGTCGCTCGACGACCTGTCGGGCCACCCCATCGGCGCGCAGAAGGGGACCACCGGCGAGGGCGTCGTCAAGTCCGAACTCATCGAGCAGGGCAAACTGGAGCAGTCGAACTACAAGGCCTACGGCAACTACACGCTCGCGGTACAGGATCTGGAGAACGGCAACATCGACGCCATCGTCCTCGACAAGCCCGTCGCCGAGACGTTCCAGGCCCAGCGCGACGTGACCGTCGCGTTCACCTACGAGACGGGCGAGGAGTACGGCTTCGGCCTCCGACAGGACGAAGAGGAGATGATCAGCGCACTCAACGAGGGGCTGGCGACGGTCCAAGACGACGGCACCTACGAGGAGTTGCGCAACAAGTGGTTCAGCGGGTCGTAA
- a CDS encoding COX15/CtaA family protein gives MESRFRFRTLAALSAALTFVLILLGVYTAAAGAGLTCEARWPLCDGAVFGLFPANWGSFIEWFHRLVAMVTGFVILGTTVAAFRRGRSRRVKGALAAATVILPAQIVLGALTVTEYEWLILTAHFVTATTIFTGVVLAALWSVDSAVDADRVRQATTVAVLVLPVVLAFTPRLFVIYSAGVQVGYYAAALTAYAALVAATVWARRVPGLGRIRPATLGGASLLFGLLVVGRQVYGETGQLLTVAATLLAFALAGAAAWVTRRRSARDRPRGVPGGD, from the coding sequence ATGGAGTCCCGCTTCCGGTTCCGCACCCTCGCGGCGCTCTCGGCGGCGCTGACGTTCGTTCTCATCCTGCTGGGCGTCTACACCGCTGCCGCGGGCGCGGGGTTGACCTGTGAGGCCCGCTGGCCGCTGTGTGACGGCGCGGTGTTCGGCCTGTTCCCCGCCAACTGGGGGAGCTTCATCGAGTGGTTCCACCGTCTCGTGGCGATGGTGACCGGGTTCGTCATCCTCGGCACCACCGTCGCGGCGTTCCGTCGCGGCCGGAGTCGCCGGGTCAAGGGCGCACTCGCCGCCGCGACGGTCATCCTCCCCGCACAGATCGTACTGGGCGCGCTCACCGTCACGGAGTACGAGTGGCTCATCCTCACCGCACACTTCGTCACCGCGACGACCATCTTCACGGGCGTGGTGCTGGCGGCACTCTGGAGCGTCGATTCGGCCGTCGACGCGGACCGCGTCCGGCAGGCGACCACCGTCGCGGTTCTCGTCCTCCCCGTCGTCCTCGCGTTCACCCCGCGCCTGTTCGTCATCTACAGCGCCGGGGTGCAAGTCGGCTACTACGCGGCGGCGCTGACGGCCTACGCCGCCCTCGTCGCGGCGACGGTCTGGGCCAGGCGGGTCCCCGGCCTCGGCCGCATCCGTCCCGCGACGCTCGGCGGCGCGTCGCTCTTGTTCGGCCTCCTCGTCGTCGGGCGGCAGGTGTACGGCGAGACGGGCCAACTACTGACGGTCGCCGCGACGCTCCTCGCGTTCGCGCTGGCGGGCGCGGCGGCGTGGGTCACCCGGCGTCGGTCGGCCCGCGACCGCCCCCGTGGCGTCCCCGGCGGCGACTGA
- a CDS encoding NADP-dependent malic enzyme, which yields MGLEEDSLEYHRQDPPGKIEISTTKPTNTQRDLSLAYSPGVAAPCLEIADDPDEAYTYTAKGNMVGVVSNGSAVLGLGDIGAQASKPVMEGKGVLFKRFADIDVFDIELDEDDPKAFIDHVRAMEPTFGGINLEDIKAPECFEIEERLREEMSIPVFHDDQHGTAIISGAALLNAADIADKDLSDLEIVFSGAGASAIATANFYVSLGAKRENITMCDSSGIITTDRAEAGDVNEFKREYARDLPEGDLADAMEGADVFVGLSVGGIVSQEMVRSMADDPIIFAMANPDPEITYPVAKDARDDTVIMGTGRSDYPNQVNNVLGFPFIFRGALDVRATDINEEMKLACASALADLARQDVPDAVVKAYGDQPLQFGPDYIIPKPVDPRVMFEVAPAVAEAAMESGAARRDIDVDQYREQLEARLGKSREMMRVVLNKAKSEPKRVVLAEGGDEKMIRAAYQLIEQGIAEPVLLGDSDVIRRTADTLGLDFDPEIVDPDDRDLEVYADRLHELRRRKGVTRREASELIEDGNYLGSVMVEMGDADAMLTGLMHHYPSALRPPLQVVGTAPDADYAAGVYMLTFKNRVIFCADATVNQDPDEDVLAEVTKQTAKLARRFNVEPRAALLSYSDFGSVNNEGTRKPRDASKLLRSDPEVDFPVDGEMQADTAVVEEMLNGTYEFCDLDEPANVLVFPNLEAGNIGYKLLQRLGGAEAIGPMLVGMDKPVHVLQRGDEVKDIVNLAGVAVVDAQERERDAE from the coding sequence ATGGGACTCGAGGAGGACTCTCTGGAATATCATCGCCAGGACCCGCCCGGCAAGATCGAGATCAGCACGACCAAGCCCACGAACACCCAGCGAGACCTCTCGCTGGCGTACTCGCCGGGGGTCGCCGCGCCGTGTCTCGAAATCGCCGACGACCCGGACGAGGCGTACACGTACACCGCGAAGGGGAACATGGTGGGCGTCGTCTCGAACGGCTCCGCCGTCCTCGGCCTCGGTGACATCGGGGCGCAGGCCTCCAAGCCGGTCATGGAGGGGAAGGGCGTGCTGTTCAAGCGCTTCGCCGACATCGACGTCTTCGACATCGAACTCGACGAGGACGACCCGAAGGCGTTCATCGACCACGTCCGGGCGATGGAGCCGACGTTCGGGGGCATCAACTTAGAGGACATCAAGGCCCCCGAGTGCTTCGAGATAGAGGAACGCCTGCGCGAGGAGATGTCCATCCCCGTCTTCCACGACGACCAGCACGGCACCGCCATCATCTCCGGGGCGGCGCTGCTCAATGCCGCCGACATCGCCGACAAGGACCTCTCTGACCTCGAAATCGTCTTCTCCGGTGCCGGCGCGAGCGCCATCGCCACCGCGAACTTCTACGTCTCGCTGGGCGCGAAGCGGGAGAACATCACCATGTGTGACTCCTCGGGCATCATCACGACCGACCGCGCCGAGGCGGGCGACGTCAACGAGTTCAAACGCGAGTACGCCCGCGACCTGCCCGAGGGCGACCTCGCCGACGCCATGGAGGGCGCGGACGTGTTCGTCGGTCTCTCCGTCGGGGGCATCGTCTCGCAGGAGATGGTCCGGTCGATGGCCGACGACCCCATCATCTTCGCGATGGCCAACCCCGACCCCGAAATCACCTACCCGGTCGCCAAGGACGCCCGCGACGACACCGTCATCATGGGCACCGGGCGGTCTGACTACCCGAACCAGGTGAACAACGTCCTCGGGTTCCCCTTCATCTTCCGGGGGGCACTCGACGTGCGTGCGACGGACATCAACGAAGAGATGAAACTCGCCTGCGCCAGCGCGCTGGCGGACCTCGCGCGACAGGACGTCCCCGACGCCGTCGTGAAGGCCTACGGCGACCAGCCGCTCCAGTTCGGCCCCGACTACATCATCCCCAAGCCCGTCGACCCCCGGGTGATGTTCGAGGTGGCCCCCGCCGTCGCGGAGGCGGCCATGGAGTCCGGCGCGGCCAGACGGGACATCGACGTCGACCAGTACCGCGAGCAGTTGGAGGCGCGCCTCGGCAAGTCTCGCGAGATGATGCGCGTCGTCCTCAACAAGGCCAAGAGCGAACCCAAGCGCGTCGTCCTCGCGGAGGGCGGCGACGAGAAGATGATCCGCGCGGCCTACCAGCTCATCGAGCAGGGCATCGCGGAGCCGGTCCTCCTCGGGGACAGCGACGTCATCCGACGGACGGCCGACACGCTCGGGCTAGACTTCGACCCCGAAATCGTCGACCCGGACGACCGGGACCTGGAGGTGTACGCCGACCGGTTACACGAACTCCGGAGGCGAAAGGGCGTCACTCGCCGCGAGGCGTCGGAACTCATCGAGGACGGCAACTACCTCGGGAGCGTGATGGTGGAGATGGGCGACGCGGACGCCATGCTCACCGGCCTGATGCACCACTACCCGAGCGCGCTCCGCCCACCTCTGCAGGTCGTGGGCACCGCCCCCGACGCCGACTACGCGGCGGGCGTCTACATGCTGACGTTCAAGAACCGCGTCATCTTCTGTGCGGACGCTACGGTCAATCAGGACCCCGACGAGGACGTCCTCGCCGAGGTGACGAAACAGACCGCGAAGCTCGCCCGCCGGTTCAACGTCGAACCGCGCGCCGCGCTGCTGTCGTACTCGGACTTCGGGAGCGTGAACAACGAGGGCACCCGCAAACCCCGCGACGCCTCGAAGCTCCTGCGGTCGGACCCGGAGGTGGACTTCCCCGTCGACGGCGAGATGCAGGCCGACACCGCGGTGGTCGAGGAGATGCTCAACGGCACCTACGAGTTCTGTGACCTCGACGAACCCGCCAACGTCCTCGTCTTCCCCAATCTGGAGGCAGGGAACATCGGCTACAAACTCCTCCAGCGACTCGGCGGCGCGGAGGCCATCGGGCCGATGCTCGTCGGCATGGACAAGCCCGTCCACGTCCTCCAGCGCGGCGACGAGGTCAAGGACATCGTCAACCTCGCCGGCGTGGCGGTGGTCGACGCACAGGAGCGAGAGCGGGACGCGGAGTGA
- the aceB gene encoding malate synthase AceB produces the protein MVERKHEREFVRTFFTSPTALQGEEDSAKMIRSAGQLRGMQAPDVWVPDNEDATAPSMREEGVDNIIEVVSEQGADFPGEIHPRVVWHRDSPSTRYQGFQQMLRIMDPENGAAEHIDGFVIPEVGGIDDWKKADEFLTIIENEYGFEEGSIKMSVIIESGLSELAMGELPDEMVKRTNNMERMFLLVDGEVDYTKDMRAITPSGDLPPWPELRHNTSRGASAAGLIAVDGPFDDIRDVEGYRERMTENQAKGMLGIWSLTPGQVVEANKSPLPPKEGSWRLDVGDTTVELDEEDGRQVYRGDQLSLEESGDGYVLTAGGERHELDEDELSEELLDLAQYIPSMDDIVDSMEEFEAAREGGTGAIAMERSATIVIDDVEVEISNDRMWDEATYQAAMTPISLFQDVYENRPDQHEELEEMYGEDIVERATNVGA, from the coding sequence ATGGTCGAACGCAAACACGAGCGGGAGTTCGTGCGGACGTTCTTCACTTCGCCGACGGCGCTGCAGGGCGAGGAGGACTCCGCCAAGATGATTCGAAGCGCGGGCCAGCTCCGCGGGATGCAGGCCCCCGACGTCTGGGTGCCGGACAACGAGGACGCGACGGCCCCCTCCATGCGCGAGGAGGGCGTCGACAACATCATCGAGGTCGTCTCCGAGCAGGGGGCCGACTTCCCCGGCGAGATTCACCCGCGCGTCGTCTGGCACCGCGACAGCCCCTCGACGCGCTATCAGGGCTTCCAGCAGATGCTCCGCATCATGGACCCCGAGAACGGTGCCGCAGAGCACATCGACGGGTTCGTCATCCCCGAGGTCGGCGGCATCGACGACTGGAAGAAGGCCGACGAGTTCCTCACCATCATCGAGAACGAGTACGGCTTCGAGGAGGGGTCCATCAAGATGTCCGTCATCATCGAGAGCGGCCTCTCGGAGCTCGCGATGGGCGAACTTCCCGACGAGATGGTCAAGCGGACGAACAACATGGAGCGGATGTTCCTGCTGGTCGACGGCGAGGTCGACTACACCAAGGACATGCGCGCCATCACGCCGAGCGGCGACCTGCCGCCGTGGCCGGAACTCCGCCACAACACCTCGCGCGGCGCGAGCGCGGCCGGTCTCATCGCCGTCGACGGTCCCTTCGACGACATCCGCGACGTCGAGGGCTACCGCGAGCGCATGACCGAGAACCAGGCCAAGGGGATGCTCGGCATCTGGTCGCTGACGCCCGGACAGGTCGTCGAGGCCAACAAGTCTCCCCTGCCCCCCAAGGAGGGGAGCTGGCGGCTCGACGTCGGCGACACGACGGTCGAACTCGACGAAGAGGACGGCCGGCAGGTCTACCGCGGCGACCAGCTCTCGCTCGAGGAGAGCGGTGACGGCTACGTCCTCACCGCCGGCGGCGAGCGTCACGAACTCGACGAGGACGAACTCAGCGAGGAACTGCTGGACCTCGCGCAGTACATCCCGAGCATGGACGACATCGTCGACTCCATGGAGGAGTTCGAGGCGGCCCGCGAGGGCGGTACCGGCGCCATCGCGATGGAGCGCTCCGCGACCATCGTCATCGACGACGTCGAGGTCGAAATCAGCAACGACCGCATGTGGGACGAGGCGACCTACCAGGCCGCGATGACGCCCATCAGCCTGTTCCAGGACGTCTACGAGAACCGCCCCGACCAGCACGAGGAACTCGAGGAGATGTACGGCGAGGACATCGTCGAGCGCGCGACGAACGTCGGCGCCTGA
- the aceA gene encoding isocitrate lyase encodes MTNHNGTDKVASRVRNTDASIRDVDNEAGRQLREMLNNQEYVFAPGLYHALDARLAEMAGHDAAYMSGYSTVLGQFGFPDLEMVTMTEMVENAKRIVEATNLPVIADCDTGYGGIHNVRRAVREYEKVGVAAVHIEDQTSPKRCGHIAGKQIVSRDEAVARFSAAVDAKQSEDTVIIARTDAYGSANGDWEEHLERGRLYADAGVDIVWPEMPDPSREDAVNYAETIHETHPDLKLAFNYSSSFAWSQEDDPLTFAELGDLGYKYIFITLFALHSGAHAAYEDMKNLAENAEQGQFDLEERYLGHETESHHQLSFVPRYQDIEAQFDPKAGERMEKSAGFKEDEADPISSESTDD; translated from the coding sequence ATGACGAACCACAACGGTACGGACAAGGTCGCGAGTAGAGTCAGGAACACGGATGCGAGCATCCGAGACGTCGACAACGAGGCTGGTCGACAGCTCCGCGAGATGCTGAACAATCAGGAGTACGTCTTCGCGCCGGGCCTCTACCACGCACTCGACGCCCGACTGGCCGAGATGGCGGGTCACGACGCCGCCTACATGTCGGGCTACTCCACGGTCCTCGGCCAGTTCGGCTTCCCCGACCTCGAGATGGTCACGATGACCGAGATGGTCGAGAACGCAAAGCGCATCGTCGAGGCGACGAACCTCCCGGTCATCGCCGACTGTGACACCGGCTACGGCGGCATCCACAACGTCCGCCGGGCGGTCCGCGAGTACGAGAAGGTCGGCGTCGCCGCCGTCCACATCGAGGACCAGACCAGCCCCAAGCGCTGTGGCCACATCGCCGGCAAGCAGATCGTCTCGCGTGACGAGGCCGTCGCGCGCTTCTCGGCCGCCGTCGACGCCAAGCAGAGCGAGGACACCGTCATCATCGCCCGTACGGACGCCTACGGCTCCGCCAACGGCGACTGGGAGGAGCACCTCGAACGCGGCCGCCTCTACGCCGACGCGGGCGTCGACATCGTCTGGCCCGAGATGCCCGACCCCTCGCGCGAGGACGCGGTCAACTACGCCGAGACCATCCACGAGACCCACCCCGACCTGAAGCTGGCGTTCAACTACTCGTCCAGTTTCGCCTGGAGCCAGGAGGACGACCCGCTGACGTTCGCGGAACTGGGCGACCTCGGCTACAAGTACATCTTCATCACGCTGTTCGCCCTGCACTCGGGTGCGCACGCCGCCTACGAGGACATGAAGAACCTCGCGGAGAACGCGGAACAGGGCCAGTTCGACCTCGAGGAGCGCTACCTCGGTCACGAGACCGAGAGCCACCACCAGCTCTCCTTTGTCCCGCGCTACCAGGACATCGAGGCGCAGTTCGACCCCAAGGCCGGCGAGCGCATGGAGAAGTCTGCCGGCTTCAAGGAGGACGAGGCGGACCCCATCTCCTCCGAGTCCACGGACGACTGA